The nucleotide sequence GGTGGCGGCGGTACGGCGGCGCACACGGCGAGCCCGAGCACGGCCCCGGACAATGCGTGGGTCCGGCCCATCACCTGGTCATCACGGTGGCGCGCTCCCCGGGAGTTCGTCGAACGGCGGTCCCGGGGACGGCCGGGCCACCGCCGATCCTATCGGCGCACGCGTCCCGCACCCGGTGCTCGACACGCGTGGCGGACAGGATGATTCGACCGCCGCCCACGAGGTACGCGGATTCGGCGGGCGCAACGACGCCTCGCACACCGACACCGCGCACACCGACACCGAGGAGCATCGATGACCTACCGTGACGACCTCCGCGTCGCCAAGTCCCTGCAGGGCGCCGACTTCCCGCGTACCCGGCAGCAGGTACTCGACTACGCCCGGGAACGCGACGCCGACGAGAAGACCCTCGAGGCGATGCGTGCGCTCCCGGAGCGCACGTACGACGACCGCGCACAGGTGGTGCGGGCCGTGCCGCAGGAGCCCGAGGGCGACCGGCCGGGCGGCATCGAGCGCTGAGTCCTGCTCAGAGCTCCGCGCGGACCAGCGCGGCGCCCTGGACCAGCGCCCGCATCTTGCCTTCCGCCGTCGCCCGCGGGAGGTACTTCAGCCCGCAGTCGGTGGATGGCACGATGCGGTCCGGGGTCGTGTGCGGGAAGGCCCGCCGCACCCGGTCCGCGACGACCTCCGCCGTCTCCACCTGCGGATCGGACAGGTCGATCACCCCCAGGATGATCGTCTTGCCGGACAGGTCCTGCAGCACACCCAGATCCAGCCCGGACTGCGCCGTCTCGATCGAGATCTGATCCACCGCACAGCCGGCCAGCTCCGGCAGGAACGAATACCCCTCCGGACGCTCGTGGATGATCGCCGCATACCCGAAACAGATGTGCACCGCCGTCGTCCCGGAGACACCCTCGAGCGCCGCGTTCAACGCCGCCAGCCCGTAGGCACGCGCCGCATCCGGCCGCGCCTGCATGTACGGCTCATCGATCTGCACGACGTCCGCACCCGCCGCGTGCAGATCCCGGATCTCGGCGTTCACCGCCGCCGCATAGTCCATCGCCGCGGCCTCGGCATCGGGATAGTGATCGTTCTGCGCCTGCTGGCTCATCGTGAACGGCCCCGGCACGGTGATCTTGACCGTCCGGCCGGTGTGCTCCCGCAGGAACCGGGCGTCCGCCACCTGGACCGGCGCCGGGCGCCGGATCGGCCCGGTGATCCGCGGGACCGGGTTCGGGTGCCCGCTGCGGTCCAGAGCCGAGCCCGGGTTGTCCACGTCCACCCCCTCCAGCGCGGTGGCGAAGTGGTTGGAGTAGCTCTCCCGGCGGATCTCGCCGTCGGTGACGATGTCGAGCCCGGCCTGCTCCTGGGCCCGGATCGCCAGCAGCGTCGCGTCGTCCTGCGCCTCCGCGAGGTGCTCCGGTGCCGGCCGCCACAGCTCCTTGGCCCGGACCCGCGGCGGGAACCGATCGGCCAGCCGGGCACGGTCGATCAGCCACTCGGGCTGGGCGTAGCTCCCGACCAACGACGTGGGCAGCACGGGAAGCGGCACGGGTTCTCCTTCGCGACGGCGGCGGTGAGGCATGCACCCCACCGCATATCGGACACATGTCCGATCCTCGGCCACCGCCGGTGGCCGGTCAACCCGCCGACAGCCCCAGCTCCAGTTGCGCGAGCCGGCGGTACATCGGCTCCCGGAACCCGGTGTTGCGGTGCCCCGCGATCGTCGACAGGTCGCGCCAGGCCCGCTCGAAGCGCTCCCCCGAGCTCAGCGCGCTCGATCCGACCACCGGAACCAGGGTGCCGACGGCCTCCCAGGCCGCGACGATCGCCTCCCGCGCGACGACCGTGAGCCGCAGCTCGTCGTGCTCCCCGTACGGCTCCGCGCCGGCGGCGCCCCGCGCGCTCAGCTCGGCGTGCTCCTGTGCACAACGCAGGACGACGGCGTCCGCGACCGCCAGCCGGCTCAGCGCCGTGCCGTACCAGCGCTGGAAGTCCGGGTCGTCGATCCGCGGCCGGACCGGCGGGACCGCGGTGCCCCGGCTGTGCATCAGCCGTCCGAACTCGTCGAGCGCGCCGAGACCCGCGCCCACGGCCAGCGCCGCCAGCGACACCGTGAACGGGGCGAGCGCGCGTCCGGCGTAGAGCGGGTTGCCGTGCAGTTCCAGGCCGGGTGTGCCGCCCGAGACGTCGACCGAGACCAGCCCGGCACCCTCGACGACCTGGTCGGCGGGGATCACCGCATCGGCCAGCACGATCCCGTTCGAGCCGCTGCCGCGCAGGCCGAGCACGTCGCCCCAGTCGTCGAGCACGGTCCACGCCGATCGCGGCGCGACGAACACCAGCGGCCGCTCCGGGTCCCCGTCGACGAACGCCTGGCCCAGGAAGTGGGTCGAGTACGGGATCCCGGAGCAGTACCGGACGGTGCCGTCGAGCCGCCATCCCTCGCCCGTCCGGACCGCCCGCACCGGCCCCGACGCCGAGGAGGCGCACCGGACGTCGCCACCGGCGAAGATCCGCTGCTGCGCGGACTCCGGGAAGTAGGAGCCGAGCTGCATCGCGTGGCTGGTGGCGAGCGCCCAGCACCACGCCGTCGACGGGCAGCCGCGGGCCATCTCCCGCTGCAGCCGGACGAACGTCTCCAGATCGAGCTCCAGCCCGCCGAACCGGCGCGGCTGCAGCACCCGGTACAGCCCGGCGGCACGGAACCGCTCGTGCAGCTCGGGTGCGTAGCGGGTCCGCAGCTCGGTCGCCGCCTGCTCCGCGAGCAGCGTCGGACGAAGCTCGACGACGGTGCGCAGGAGGGTTTCCGCGGTCGGCTCGTCCGGCTCGGCGGCGGCTCGGACGGCCCCGTCGGCGGTGCTGGGCGTGGTTCCGGTCATCGGCTCCCCCGTTTCCGTCCCGGCCGACGCTAGGACCGCCGGACCGGCCGGCACGAGGCCCGTCCCGCCCGGCGAAAGGCCCACCGGCCGGACTTCCGCCGCTCGGCAACCGCCCTTGTCGCCGGTGTGCGCCCGGCACACCATCCACGAGGCGGCCAGATGTCCGAACCTGACCAGGAGGCACCCGTGCCGGAGCCCACCCGTATCCACGTCCCGATCGGTTCCGGCCGGATCGCGCTGCTGCGCCACGGGAGCGGCGCCCCGCTGCTGGTGCTGCACGCGGCGGGCGGTGCCGGGGAGTGGAACGAGTACCTGGAGCTGCTCTCCGCGGCCGTCGACGTGATCGCCCCCGACCATCCGGGGTTCGGCCACAGCGACGACCTGCCGGAGGTCACCGACACCGCCGGGATCGCCCGGCTGTACCTGGAGCTGCTCGACCGGCTCGGGATCGGGCCCGTCGACGTCGCCGGAGCCTCGTTCGGCGGCTGGGTGGCCGCCCAGCTGGCGAGCCTCGCGCCCGAGCGGGTCCGCCGGCTCGTGCTGATGGCCCCGGCCGGGCTGCACCTGCCCGAGCATCCGCCCGCCGATCTCGCCGGGCTGGGCCCGGAGGGGGTCGTACGGGCGCTCTACCTCGATCCCCGGCGGGCCGAGGAGGTGCTGGCGGCGCCGCGGTCCGCGCCGGCACTCGCCCGAGCCGCACGCGACGCCGCTGCCGCCGCCCGGTTCGCCAGGGCCCTGCCCGACGCGCCCCCGCTGCACGACCCGGAGCTGCCCGGCCGGCTCACGCGGATCTCCGCGCCGACCCTCGTCCTGCTCGCCGAGCAGGACGAGATCATCCCGCGCGAGCACGGGCAGGCCTACGCGTCGGCGATACCGGGGGCCCGGACCGACACCGTCGCAGGATGCGGGCACGCGCTGTACTTCGAGCAGCCGCGGGCGGTCGCCGACCGGGTGCTGCGGTGGGTCGGCGCTACCCGGTGAGCACCCGCACCGGGAGCGAACCGAACGCGCGGATGACGTTGTTCAGCGCGCGCTGCGGGGTGCCCAGCTCGAACCGGGTCACCGAGCGGGCGAGCGCGGCCAGCAGTGCCTCGATCTCCATCCGGGCCAGTGCCTGCCCGGCGCAGCCGTGCTCGCCGTAGCCGTAGCCGAGCTGCTGTGCCGAGTCCGGCCGTCCGACGTCGAACTCGTCGGGCCGGTCCCAGCGGCGCTCGTCGCGGTTGGCCGACGCGTAGATCACCAGCACCCGGGAGCTCTCGGCGATCGGAACTCCACCGATCTCGGTGTCCCGCACGGTGATCCGTCCGAACGCGCGGACCGGGGCCTCCAGCCGGACGACCTCGTTGGCCGCGCCGGCCACCAGCCGCGGATCGGCTCGTACCCGGTCCCACTGCTCGGGGTGGTTCCCGAACAGCCAGATCGCGCTGCCGACGGCGCTGATCGTGGTGTCCAGCGACGGCGCGAGATAGTCGAGCATCAGCATCATCGCCTGCTCGGTGTCGATGTCGCCGCGATCCCGCGACTCCAGCACGCCGGCACCCAGGCTGCCGGGCAGCACGTTGCCGGTGCGGACCAGCTCGGAGCCGTACGCGGCCATCTCCCCGCACTGCGGCAGCGCCCGCTCGGTGCGGGCGTTCATCGGCCCGAACGAGTCGAAGTTCGCGGCGGCCCAGCGCAGCAGGTGCTCGCGCCCCTCGCGGGGCCAGCCGATGAAGTCCGGCACCACCGAGAGCGGCAGCGCCTGCGCGAGATCGGTGACGGCGTCGAACGACCCGCGGGCGACCAGCTCGTCCACCAGTGCGTCGGCTCCGGCGGTGACGGCCTCCCGGATCGGTGCGAGCGAGCGCGCGGTCAGCCGGTGCGCGACGACCCGGCGCAGGTGCGCGTGCCGCTCGCCGTCGCTGGCCAGGGTGCAGCCGAGGATGGCGTCGTTCGCGGGCTCGTTGAGGGCGATCCCGTGCGCCGACCGGAACGTCTCCCCGTCGAGCAGGACCGCGCGGGCGTCCGCGTAGCGGCCCACCGCGTACGCCCCGTGCTCGGGCAGCCACACCGCCGGTCCCAGGTCCCGGATCGCCCGGTAGTGCGGGTACGGATCGTGCAGAGCGTCGTCGCTGTAGACGTCCGCCGGGTAGACCGGGGCCTGCGCGGTGGTCATGAGCGGCTCCCTCGCCGTCGGGCCACACCGCCGACCTGTCCGCGCGGCGGGCGAATCGACGATGCCCGATCGGCGCGGGCCGGGCAACGCCCCTTCCGTCCGGCGAAACGGGGCCGGGGTGGTCAACGACCGCCGCGCCCACGCAGGATGGGGCCGTGAACGGCACCTGGCGCAACTGGGCGGGCAACCAGCGGACCCGGCCGGTCCGCACGGTCCGCGCGCACGACACCGGTGCGGTCGCCGACGCCGTCCGCGCGGCCGCCGACGAGGGCCTGCGGGTCAAGGCGGTCGGCAGCGGCCACTCCTTCACCGGCGTCGGGGTCGCCGACGGGGTCGCGATCGCGGCACCGTCGGACCCGAGCGGGATCCGGCTGGACGGCGAGACCGCGCACGTCCCGGCCGGGGTCACCTTGCACGCGCTGAACCGGCGGCTCTGGGAGCTCGGCCGGGCGCTGCCCAACCTCGGCGACATCGAGGCGCAGACCGTCGCCGGTGCGATCTCCACCGGCACCCACGGCACCGGCGCCGGGTACCGCGGCATCGCCGCGCAGGTCGAGGGCGTGGAGCTGGTGCTCGCCGACGGGACCGTGCGGCGCCCCGCCGGTGACGAGCTCGCCGCCGCCCGGATCGGGCTCGGCGCCCTCGGCGTGCTGACCGAGGTGAGCCTGCGGACCGTGCCTGCGTTCCGGCTGCGCGCGACCGAGACCGTGCGCCCGCTGCCGGAGGTGCTCGACGGGCTCGACGCACTCACCGCGGCGCACGACCACGTCGAGTTCTACTGGTTCCCACACACCGACCTGGCCGTGCTCAAGGTCAACGACCGCACCGGCGACGACACCCCGGGGCGCGGCCGGGCAGCGGCCTGGATCGGCGACGAGCTGCTCGGCAACGCCGGGTTCGGCCTCGCCTGCCGGGCCGGGGAGCTGGCCCCGCCGCTGGTCCCCCGGCTGAACGGGATCCTCGCCCGCCGGATGCCCGCCGGCGGTTACACCGGCAGGTCCTACGAGGTGTTCTGCAGCCCGCGCCGGGTCCGGTTCCTGGAGATGGAGTACGCCGTCCCGCGGGCGGCGCTGCCGGAGGCGTTCGCCGGTCTGCGCGCCGCCGCCGCCCGGCACGGCCACGGCGTCACCTTCCCGGTGGAGGTGCGGGTGCTCGGCGCCGACGACGTCCCGCTTGCCACCGCGTACGGCCGCGACACCGCCTACCTGGCCGTGCACGTGCGGGCCGGACGGCCGCACGAGACCTACTTCGGTGCCGTCGAACCGGTGCTGGCCGCACTGGACGGACGCCCGCACTGGGGCAAGCTGCACACCATGACCGCGCCGACACTGCGGTCCCGCTACCCGGCGTACGACGACGTCGTCGCCGTGCGCGACCGGCTCGACCCGGAGGGCCGGTTCCGCAACCCCTATCTCGACCGGGTACTGGGAGTGCCGTGCGCGTCGCCGACCTGACCACACCCGCGCTGCTCGTCGAGGCGGGCGCACTGGAGGCGAACCTCGCCGACATGGCCGCCGTCCTGCCCGGACCGCGGTTGCGCCCGCACGTCAAGGCGCACAAGACGACCGCGCTCGCCGCCCGGCAGCTGGCGCACGGCCACCAGGGCTTCACCTGCGCCACCGTCCGCGAGGTGGAGGGCATGGCGGCCGCCGGCCTGGGCGCCGACCTGCTGCTCGCCAACGAGGTGCTCGACGCCCGCAGGCTGGGCGCCGTCGTCGACTCCGGTGCCCGGGTGACCCTGGCGATCGACTCGGAGGCGACGCTGCGGGCGGCCGTCGACGGCGGGATCCGCGAGGTGCTCGTCGACGTCAACATCGGGCTCCCGCGCTGCGGGATCGCACCGGACCGGGCCGGTGCGCTCGCCGACGCCGCCCGCGCCGCCGGACTGAGGGTGCGCGGCGTGATGGGCTACGAGGGGCACCTTCAGATGCTCGCCGACCAGGCCGAACGGGCCCGGCTCACCACCGAGTGCACCGACCGGCTGCTCGCCGCACACGCCGACGTCGGCGGTGAGGTGATCTCCGGTGGCGGCACCGGGACGCACACGATGAACACCGCCTGCACCGAGATCCAGGCCGGCTCGTACGCGCTGATGGACACCGCCTACACCGCGGCCGGGCTGACGTTCCGGCAGTCGCTCACGGTGCTGTCCACAGTGGTATCGGCGACCCCACCGGCCGGTGACATGCCGGGCTGGGCCGTCGCGGACGCCGGGCTGAAGGCCTTCGGCATGGACCATGGCAATCCCACCGTGCCCGGCGCCGACGTGTGGTTCTGCTCCGACGAGCACCTGACCTTCACCGCGACCCCGCTACCCCGGCCCGGCGACCGGATCCGGATCGTGCCCGCGCACGTCGACCCGACCGTCGCACTGCACGAGCGGATGCACGTGGTCGACGGCGACGGCCCGGACGCCGAGGTCCTCGACAGCTGGCCGGTGGACCTCCGAGGCTGGTGACCGTCCCCGCGCCGCGCACCCCACCGCACCGACGCGCCGGCGCCCCACCACGGTGTCCCGGTGTCCCGGCCGCACCACGGCCGCCGGCGCCCGGCGGGTCTGCACAGGACCACCGCACCCGCACTGGGTCGCCACGTACGCACGAGACTCCGGCGTCCGCACGGGATCGACGTGTCCGCATCGGATCGCCGCACCCGCTCGGACCGACGCGCTCGCACGGGACTCCGGTGGCCGCACGGGATAACCACGTCCGCACCGGGTCGCCGACTCCACGGGGTCGCCACGTTCGCACCGGATCGACGCGTTCGCACGGGATCGGATCCCGTGCGAACGCCGGAATCCCGTGCGGCTGTGCCGACTCCGTGCGGGTTGCCGGTCCTGCGCGAGCACGGTGCCGGTGCCGGTGCGATCGCTCCCGCGCAACGCGGACGCACCGCGGCTGCGCGACATGCCAGTCCTACGCATGCGCGGGACAGTCGCAGAACCGAGCCCCGACCCGGCCCCGCCGGCGCACCGAAGCCGCGCGGTCACCGCGGGCGTGCAGTGCACCGCGGCCGCGCAGCGCACCAAGACCGCGCAGTGCACCGGGGCCGCGCGGTGCGGGACCACGCCGTGCACCGAGACCGCGCCGTGCATCGGGGCCGCGCAGTGCATCGGGGCCGCGCGCCAACCAGCATGCGCACGGGATCGCCACGTTCGCACGAGATCCGATCCCATGCGAACACCACGACCCAGTGCGAACACCGGAAAACCGTGCGGCCGCCGGGCCCCCGCGCGAAAACCGGAGCCCACACGAAAGCCGGGGCCGCGGGTGTGCTGTCAGGCGTAGCGCTGGGCGAGCGCCTCCAGGCCGGTCGCGAACACCCCGTTCGCGAAGAGCTCGACCAGCTCACCCTCGGCTGCCGCGTCGGCGTCGAACTCGGTCCACCACTCACCGAAGGTGTGCCCGGCGGCGGTGACCGGGGCCAGCCGCAGGGTGGAGACGTAGCGGCGCACCGGGAACGGTGACTCCAGAATCTCGTAGGTGACGGCGTGCCCGCGCTCGTCGAGGGCCAGCAGCTCCTCGACGACGACACCGCCGTCGCCCAGCACGAGCCGGCGCTGCGCCCCGATCTCGGCGCCGGACGCGCCGCGGGTCAGCTCGCAGGAGTCGATCGCCGGGTGCCAGCGGTGGATACCGCCGAAGTCGCGCACGTGTGGCCAGACCTCGGCCAGCGGTACGGGGATCACGGCACTGGAATAGGGGCGGGGCATCGTGTCTCCTCCTCGGGAGCGGTCAGGTCTCGGTGCGCAGGTGCGGCGCCTGGGCGGCGAGGGTGTCGAGCTGGGCACGGACGTCGGCGAACCCGGTGGCCGAGCGCAGGTCGAGCGCGATCGACGCGGCCTGCTCGGTGGTCTGGCCGAACGCGGCGCGGGCCTCCTCGAGCCGTGCGGCGATCGTGACGGCGGTGGGCCCGCCGGGGGCCTGCCCGGCGTCCAGGCTCTCGCCGAGCACGGCCAGCCGCAGCGCCTCGTCGAGCTGCCAGTCCAGCTTCCGCCCGACGTCGGCGAACCAGCTGCGGGCCGGGCCGTCCGGGGTGGTCCGCACGACCGCGTGATAGGCGGTCACCGCGCGCACGCAGTCCTCGTAGGCGCCGGCCCACCAGCTGCCCGGACGCAGCCCTGGCGGCTGCACCGGCCGGGCCTGACCCTGCGCGGCACGCATCGCCGCCAGCTCGTCGGGGCTGGGCGAGCGCAGCCAGGCGCGGGTGGCGAGCTGCACCGGCAGGCCCACCAGCAGACCGGCCGGGATCCCGACGAACATCACCATCACCAGCAGGATCGCGATCGCGCCCGGCACGCCGTCGAGGGTGCTGGGCTCCTCCGAGACCGCCATCCCGATCATGCCGAGCAGGCCGAAGCCGAAGGCCGCGAGCCCACCGATGATCAGGGCCCCGAACCGGGCCATCGCGTGCTGCAGCCGCCCCCCGCGGACCCGCATCCGCCGCCGCCAGTCGCCACCCGGCGGCGGCGCGGGCCGCTTGGACGCCATCACCGTTCGAGCGCGTTCTTGAAGGCGCGGGTCTGCGCGGTCAACGCCTGCTCGGTCGGCAACCGTTCCATCGAGGACGCCCCGTAGAAGCCGTGACAGGCCTTCGTCCGGGACAGCACGTAGGCGGCGTCCTCCGGCATCGCGATCGGGCCGCCGTGGCACAGCACGAGCACGTCGTCGCGGACCTCACGCGCCGCGGCCGCCCAGTCGTCGACCAGCTCGACGCAGTCGTCGAGGGTCTTCGCGGTCTCCGCGCCGATCGCCCCGCCGGTGGTCAGCCCCATGTGGCAGACGACGATGTCGGCGCCGGCCCTGGCCATCTCGCGGGCCTGCTCGGCGGAGAACACGTAGGGCGTGGTCAACAGCTCCTTCACCCGGGCCGCGGCGATCAGGTCGACCTCCAGCCCGTAGCCCATCCCGGTCTCCTCCAGGTTCGCCCGGAAGACGCCGTCGATCAGCCCGACCGTCGGGAAGTTCTGGATCCCGGCGAAACCGAGCGAGGCCAGCTCGTCGAGGAACCGGTCGGTCAGCAGGAACGGGTCGGTGCCGTTGACGCCGGCGAGCACCGGCGTCCGGCGGACCACCGGCAGCACCTCGGCGGCCATCTCGACGACGATCTCGTTGGCGTTGCCGTAGGCGAGCAGCCCGGCCAGCGACCCGCGACCCGCCATCCGATAGCGGCCGGAGTTGTAGATGACGATCAGGTCGATCCCGCCGGCCTCCTCGCACTTGGCGGACAGGCCGGTCCCGGCGCCGCCGCCGACGATCGGCTCGCCGCGCGCCGCCATCCCGGCGAAGCGCTCCATCAGCTCGGAGCGGGTGAACCGCCTCATTCCTGCACCTCCCGCCACGCGGCGAGCACCGCGTCGGCGAATTCGGGGTCGTTGACGTGGTGCGGGATCCGCCGCACCCGGCCGGTCCCGGCCACACCGGACTCGATCGCGGCGAACAGCGCCGCGTCCGCCTCCGGATCGTGGAACGCCTGGCCCGGCATGTCCAGCGCGGACACCCCGCCCAGAGGGAGCAGGAACAGCCAGCGTCCGGTGAAGGTGTTCAGCTTGCGCGCCAGCCACTCCCCGATCGCGCGGTTCTCCTCCACGGTGGTCCGCATCAGCGTGACGTTCGCGTTGTGCTCGTAGCGGAGCCGCCCGGCGAACCGGTCCGGCACGGTCGCGACCGCCCCGAAGTTGACCATGTCGAGTGCCCCGCAGGACCCGACCCAGGGCACCCCGGTGCGGGCGATCGCGTCGAGCCGGACCTCGCCCGCCGCCATCACACCGCCCACCAGCAGATCGGCGACCTCGGTGGTGGTCAGGTCCAGCACCGAGTCGACCAGGCCGTCGTCGACCAGCTTCTCCAGCGACGCACCGCCCGAGCCGGTCGCGTGGAAGACCAGCGCGTCCACCTCGTCGCCGAGCAGCTCCCGGACCCGGGTGACGCACGGCGTCGTCACCCCGAACATGGTCAGCCCGACCGCGGGCCGATCCGTGCCGGCCGGCGGGGGCCCGGCGGCGACCGCACCGGCCAGCATGTGCGCGGCGTTGCCCAGCACCACCCGGGAGATCCGGTTCAGCCCGGCCACATCGGTGACGGCGTACAGCATCGCGATGTCGCTCGCCCCGACGTAGGGCGCGGTGTCGCCGGACGCCACGGTCGACACCATCACCTTCGGCACCCCGACCGGCAACGCCCGCATCGCTGGGGTGACCAGCGCCGTCCCCCCGGAGCCGCCGAGCCCGAGCACCCCGGCGACGTCGTCGGCCCGGGCGAGCAGGAACACCCGCAGCGCGAGCGCCATCGCCGCCACCGCGCTCCCCCGGTCACCGGTGAACACCGCCGCCGCGCCGTCCGGGTGGTGGGCCGCCACCTCGGCGGCGCTCACGTCGCCACCGGCCGGCGCGGGGCCGGGCCCGGTGGACACGTCGATCCGGCACACCGCGACCCCGGTCGCGGCCACCAGGTCCGCCACGAAGTCGATCTCGGCGTGCTTGGTGTCGCGAGTCCCGATCACATACGCACTCCGCACACCGGAGTTCTACCGGTACCCACCGCTCCGGGGC is from Pseudonocardia autotrophica and encodes:
- a CDS encoding DUF2795 domain-containing protein, with protein sequence MTYRDDLRVAKSLQGADFPRTRQQVLDYARERDADEKTLEAMRALPERTYDDRAQVVRAVPQEPEGDRPGGIER
- a CDS encoding 5-methyltetrahydropteroyltriglutamate--homocysteine methyltransferase, whose amino-acid sequence is MPLPVLPTSLVGSYAQPEWLIDRARLADRFPPRVRAKELWRPAPEHLAEAQDDATLLAIRAQEQAGLDIVTDGEIRRESYSNHFATALEGVDVDNPGSALDRSGHPNPVPRITGPIRRPAPVQVADARFLREHTGRTVKITVPGPFTMSQQAQNDHYPDAEAAAMDYAAAVNAEIRDLHAAGADVVQIDEPYMQARPDAARAYGLAALNAALEGVSGTTAVHICFGYAAIIHERPEGYSFLPELAGCAVDQISIETAQSGLDLGVLQDLSGKTIILGVIDLSDPQVETAEVVADRVRRAFPHTTPDRIVPSTDCGLKYLPRATAEGKMRALVQGAALVRAEL
- a CDS encoding acyl-CoA dehydrogenase family protein, with translation MTGTTPSTADGAVRAAAEPDEPTAETLLRTVVELRPTLLAEQAATELRTRYAPELHERFRAAGLYRVLQPRRFGGLELDLETFVRLQREMARGCPSTAWCWALATSHAMQLGSYFPESAQQRIFAGGDVRCASSASGPVRAVRTGEGWRLDGTVRYCSGIPYSTHFLGQAFVDGDPERPLVFVAPRSAWTVLDDWGDVLGLRGSGSNGIVLADAVIPADQVVEGAGLVSVDVSGGTPGLELHGNPLYAGRALAPFTVSLAALAVGAGLGALDEFGRLMHSRGTAVPPVRPRIDDPDFQRWYGTALSRLAVADAVVLRCAQEHAELSARGAAGAEPYGEHDELRLTVVAREAIVAAWEAVGTLVPVVGSSALSSGERFERAWRDLSTIAGHRNTGFREPMYRRLAQLELGLSAG
- a CDS encoding alpha/beta fold hydrolase, coding for MSEPDQEAPVPEPTRIHVPIGSGRIALLRHGSGAPLLVLHAAGGAGEWNEYLELLSAAVDVIAPDHPGFGHSDDLPEVTDTAGIARLYLELLDRLGIGPVDVAGASFGGWVAAQLASLAPERVRRLVLMAPAGLHLPEHPPADLAGLGPEGVVRALYLDPRRAEEVLAAPRSAPALARAARDAAAAARFARALPDAPPLHDPELPGRLTRISAPTLVLLAEQDEIIPREHGQAYASAIPGARTDTVAGCGHALYFEQPRAVADRVLRWVGATR
- a CDS encoding cytochrome P450 encodes the protein MTTAQAPVYPADVYSDDALHDPYPHYRAIRDLGPAVWLPEHGAYAVGRYADARAVLLDGETFRSAHGIALNEPANDAILGCTLASDGERHAHLRRVVAHRLTARSLAPIREAVTAGADALVDELVARGSFDAVTDLAQALPLSVVPDFIGWPREGREHLLRWAAANFDSFGPMNARTERALPQCGEMAAYGSELVRTGNVLPGSLGAGVLESRDRGDIDTEQAMMLMLDYLAPSLDTTISAVGSAIWLFGNHPEQWDRVRADPRLVAGAANEVVRLEAPVRAFGRITVRDTEIGGVPIAESSRVLVIYASANRDERRWDRPDEFDVGRPDSAQQLGYGYGEHGCAGQALARMEIEALLAALARSVTRFELGTPQRALNNVIRAFGSLPVRVLTG
- a CDS encoding D-arabinono-1,4-lactone oxidase encodes the protein MNGTWRNWAGNQRTRPVRTVRAHDTGAVADAVRAAADEGLRVKAVGSGHSFTGVGVADGVAIAAPSDPSGIRLDGETAHVPAGVTLHALNRRLWELGRALPNLGDIEAQTVAGAISTGTHGTGAGYRGIAAQVEGVELVLADGTVRRPAGDELAAARIGLGALGVLTEVSLRTVPAFRLRATETVRPLPEVLDGLDALTAAHDHVEFYWFPHTDLAVLKVNDRTGDDTPGRGRAAAWIGDELLGNAGFGLACRAGELAPPLVPRLNGILARRMPAGGYTGRSYEVFCSPRRVRFLEMEYAVPRAALPEAFAGLRAAAARHGHGVTFPVEVRVLGADDVPLATAYGRDTAYLAVHVRAGRPHETYFGAVEPVLAALDGRPHWGKLHTMTAPTLRSRYPAYDDVVAVRDRLDPEGRFRNPYLDRVLGVPCASPT
- a CDS encoding alanine racemase encodes the protein MRVADLTTPALLVEAGALEANLADMAAVLPGPRLRPHVKAHKTTALAARQLAHGHQGFTCATVREVEGMAAAGLGADLLLANEVLDARRLGAVVDSGARVTLAIDSEATLRAAVDGGIREVLVDVNIGLPRCGIAPDRAGALADAARAAGLRVRGVMGYEGHLQMLADQAERARLTTECTDRLLAAHADVGGEVISGGGTGTHTMNTACTEIQAGSYALMDTAYTAAGLTFRQSLTVLSTVVSATPPAGDMPGWAVADAGLKAFGMDHGNPTVPGADVWFCSDEHLTFTATPLPRPGDRIRIVPAHVDPTVALHERMHVVDGDGPDAEVLDSWPVDLRGW
- a CDS encoding SRPBCC family protein produces the protein MPRPYSSAVIPVPLAEVWPHVRDFGGIHRWHPAIDSCELTRGASGAEIGAQRRLVLGDGGVVVEELLALDERGHAVTYEILESPFPVRRYVSTLRLAPVTAAGHTFGEWWTEFDADAAAEGELVELFANGVFATGLEALAQRYA
- a CDS encoding phosphoenolpyruvate hydrolase family protein, with protein sequence MRRFTRSELMERFAGMAARGEPIVGGGAGTGLSAKCEEAGGIDLIVIYNSGRYRMAGRGSLAGLLAYGNANEIVVEMAAEVLPVVRRTPVLAGVNGTDPFLLTDRFLDELASLGFAGIQNFPTVGLIDGVFRANLEETGMGYGLEVDLIAAARVKELLTTPYVFSAEQAREMARAGADIVVCHMGLTTGGAIGAETAKTLDDCVELVDDWAAAAREVRDDVLVLCHGGPIAMPEDAAYVLSRTKACHGFYGASSMERLPTEQALTAQTRAFKNALER
- a CDS encoding Tm-1-like ATP-binding domain-containing protein, which produces MRSAYVIGTRDTKHAEIDFVADLVAATGVAVCRIDVSTGPGPAPAGGDVSAAEVAAHHPDGAAAVFTGDRGSAVAAMALALRVFLLARADDVAGVLGLGGSGGTALVTPAMRALPVGVPKVMVSTVASGDTAPYVGASDIAMLYAVTDVAGLNRISRVVLGNAAHMLAGAVAAGPPPAGTDRPAVGLTMFGVTTPCVTRVRELLGDEVDALVFHATGSGGASLEKLVDDGLVDSVLDLTTTEVADLLVGGVMAAGEVRLDAIARTGVPWVGSCGALDMVNFGAVATVPDRFAGRLRYEHNANVTLMRTTVEENRAIGEWLARKLNTFTGRWLFLLPLGGVSALDMPGQAFHDPEADAALFAAIESGVAGTGRVRRIPHHVNDPEFADAVLAAWREVQE